A single Kribbella aluminosa DNA region contains:
- a CDS encoding phosphotransferase, which translates to MITGLEPLGRDALPDDDLTALVRTITGDPTAVPSSARVEAVDYPIGTPSTESLHRVFGTAGDASWSCFVKKFQSARHWPMLQLLPEEFQAQFILNLPWELEIAVHRSDIAGVLPEGMRLPTAYRIDVYDDDRATLWMENVIEEWGPWPINRFERAAYLLGRLSARRQPHLVGPFLPRDQVTTPGIGLRFYAEGRIQQTALPALTDPGTWRHPMLAAAVCNLSDHRLKDDLLGLGEQIPAVLDALDALPQCYQHGDASPQNLLVPHDSPDEFVVIDWGFDCPQAVGFDLGQLLVGLAHAGELSTEALPAVHKVILKAFQEGLAADGMHVDAEQVLYGYLGSLLVRATFTALPLELFGNADASPELFEQRVRLTRALVDLVSQVI; encoded by the coding sequence ATGATCACCGGACTCGAACCCTTGGGCCGGGACGCCTTGCCCGACGACGACCTGACCGCGCTGGTACGGACGATCACCGGCGACCCGACGGCGGTGCCGAGCAGCGCCCGGGTCGAAGCGGTCGACTATCCGATCGGTACGCCGAGCACCGAGTCGCTGCACCGCGTGTTCGGTACGGCGGGAGACGCGAGCTGGTCGTGCTTCGTGAAGAAGTTCCAGTCGGCCCGGCACTGGCCGATGCTCCAGCTGCTGCCTGAGGAGTTCCAGGCGCAGTTCATCCTCAACCTCCCCTGGGAGCTGGAGATCGCGGTGCACCGCAGCGACATCGCGGGCGTCCTCCCCGAGGGGATGCGGCTGCCGACGGCGTACCGGATCGATGTGTACGACGACGACCGGGCGACGCTGTGGATGGAGAACGTGATCGAGGAGTGGGGTCCGTGGCCGATCAACCGGTTCGAGCGGGCGGCGTACCTGCTCGGCAGGCTGTCGGCGCGGCGCCAGCCGCACCTGGTCGGGCCGTTCCTCCCACGCGATCAGGTCACGACGCCGGGGATCGGACTGCGCTTCTACGCGGAGGGACGGATCCAACAGACCGCCCTGCCCGCTCTGACGGACCCGGGCACCTGGCGGCACCCCATGCTCGCGGCAGCGGTCTGCAACCTCAGCGACCACCGCCTGAAGGACGACCTGCTGGGGCTCGGCGAGCAGATCCCCGCGGTGCTCGACGCGTTGGACGCGCTCCCCCAGTGCTACCAGCACGGAGACGCGAGCCCGCAGAACCTCCTGGTGCCTCACGACAGCCCTGACGAGTTTGTGGTGATCGACTGGGGCTTCGACTGCCCACAAGCGGTCGGGTTCGACCTAGGGCAGTTGCTGGTGGGTCTTGCGCACGCAGGCGAGCTCTCGACGGAGGCGCTGCCCGCAGTACACAAGGTGATCCTCAAAGCGTTTCAGGAAGGTCTTGCAGCAGACGGGATGCACGTGGACGCGGAGCAGGTGCTGTACGGGTACCTGGGCTCGCTTCTCGTCAGGGCCACGTTCACCGCGCTGCCGCTGGAGCTGTTCGGTAATGCGGACGCGTCGCCCGAGCTGTTCGAGCAGCGGGTTCGGCTGACCCGGGCGCTCGTCGACCTGGTGTCGCAGGTGATCTGA
- a CDS encoding MarR family winged helix-turn-helix transcriptional regulator, translated as MTSVNGADHVARLLGEALRRVREEIVADSEQHFPGLRVSHYRLLELIPPEGARITDLAEVAMMTKQGLGQHVDYLQKLGYTESARLPEDRRVRLVRRTPAGDEAVAYGQAAIARVEHAWSTHLGPTRYAALRQTLQELGKRR; from the coding sequence ATGACTTCCGTCAACGGCGCGGACCATGTGGCGCGGCTGCTCGGCGAGGCACTGCGCCGCGTCCGCGAGGAGATCGTGGCCGACTCAGAGCAACACTTCCCCGGCCTGCGCGTCTCGCACTACCGCCTGCTCGAACTCATCCCGCCCGAAGGCGCCCGCATCACCGACCTCGCCGAAGTCGCGATGATGACCAAACAAGGCCTCGGCCAGCACGTCGACTACCTCCAAAAACTCGGCTACACCGAATCCGCCCGCCTCCCCGAAGACCGCCGCGTCCGCCTGGTCCGCCGCACCCCCGCCGGCGACGAAGCCGTCGCCTACGGCCAGGCCGCCATCGCCCGCGTAGAACACGCCTGGTCCACCCACCTCGGCCCCACCCGCTACGCAGCCCTCCGCCAAACCCTCCAAGAACTAGGCAAACGGCGCTAA
- the trhA gene encoding PAQR family membrane homeostasis protein TrhA — translation MTATSAQPQELGHNLSGRLGPLKPKLRGWLHAGTFPFATAAGIVLICLAPHANARWAAAVYTVGAMLLFGISALYHRFYWGPTGEAILRRLDHSNIFLLIAGTYTPLGMVLLHGKDRLLMLGLVWGGATAGILFRIFWLSAPRWIYTPIYLALGWVAIFWMGDIYQTGGAAVVTLIAVGGGLYSIGAVVYGTKRPNPSPRWFGFHEIFHAFTVAAFICHYIAVSIATYRAG, via the coding sequence ATGACCGCTACCAGCGCCCAGCCCCAGGAACTCGGTCACAATCTGTCCGGCCGACTCGGCCCGCTGAAGCCCAAGCTCCGCGGATGGTTGCACGCCGGCACGTTCCCGTTCGCCACCGCCGCCGGCATCGTCCTGATCTGCCTGGCCCCGCACGCCAACGCCCGCTGGGCGGCCGCGGTCTACACGGTCGGCGCGATGCTGCTGTTCGGCATCTCGGCGCTGTACCACCGGTTCTACTGGGGCCCGACCGGCGAGGCGATCCTGCGCCGGCTCGACCACAGCAACATCTTCCTGCTGATCGCCGGCACCTACACCCCGCTCGGCATGGTCCTGCTGCACGGCAAGGACCGCCTGCTGATGCTCGGCCTGGTCTGGGGCGGCGCCACCGCCGGCATCCTGTTCCGGATCTTCTGGCTGAGCGCACCGCGCTGGATCTACACGCCGATCTACCTCGCGCTCGGCTGGGTCGCCATCTTCTGGATGGGCGACATCTACCAGACCGGCGGCGCGGCGGTCGTCACGCTGATCGCGGTCGGCGGCGGCCTGTACTCCATCGGCGCCGTCGTCTACGGCACCAAACGCCCCAACCCGTCCCCCCGCTGGTTCGGCTTCCACGAAATCTTCCACGCCTTCACCGTGGCCGCCTTCATCTGCCACTACATAGCCGTAAGCATCGCCACTTACCGAGCCGGCTGA
- a CDS encoding isoprenyl transferase: MRTPGKQKLRDAVYGLYERRLTRSLSPDRIPRHIGVIIDGNRRWARQVGDPVSRGHEAGANKIAEFLYWCDEVGVKVVTVWMLSTDNLTRPADELEPLLRIIEQSVEELTAIGRWRIHPVGALDLLPGSTAEALKAAETATQDVDGMLVNVAVGYGGRRELADAVRSLLLEEAAQGISIEELADRVDVEHIARHLYTKGQPDPDLVIRTSGEQRLGGFLLWQSALSEFYFCEALWPDFRHVDFLRAIRSYAQRERRFGS; the protein is encoded by the coding sequence ATGCGGACACCTGGCAAGCAGAAGCTGCGCGACGCGGTCTACGGACTGTACGAACGCCGGCTCACCCGATCGCTGTCGCCGGACCGGATCCCGCGGCACATCGGCGTCATCATCGACGGCAACCGGCGCTGGGCCCGTCAGGTCGGCGACCCGGTGTCGCGCGGTCACGAGGCCGGGGCCAACAAGATCGCCGAGTTCCTCTACTGGTGCGACGAGGTCGGCGTCAAGGTGGTCACGGTGTGGATGCTGTCCACCGACAACCTGACCCGCCCGGCCGACGAGCTGGAGCCGCTGCTCCGGATCATCGAGCAGTCCGTCGAGGAGCTGACCGCGATCGGCCGCTGGCGGATCCATCCGGTCGGCGCGCTCGACCTGCTGCCGGGCAGTACGGCGGAGGCGTTGAAGGCGGCCGAGACCGCGACCCAGGACGTCGACGGCATGCTGGTGAACGTCGCCGTCGGGTACGGCGGCCGCCGCGAACTCGCCGACGCGGTCCGCTCGCTGCTCCTGGAGGAGGCCGCGCAGGGCATCTCGATCGAGGAGCTGGCCGACCGGGTCGACGTCGAGCACATCGCCCGGCACCTCTACACGAAGGGCCAGCCGGACCCCGACCTGGTCATCCGTACGTCGGGTGAGCAGCGGCTCGGCGGCTTCCTGCTCTGGCAGAGCGCGCTCAGTGAGTTCTACTTCTGCGAGGCGCTCTGGCCGGACTTCCGGCACGTCGACTTCCTGCGCGCGATCCGCAGCTACGCCCAACGCGAGCGCCGCTTCGGCAGCTGA
- a CDS encoding phosphocholine-specific phospholipase C yields the protein MTTVSRRTVLGGAVGAAVLAALPPSLQQALAAPSRPGRLEDVEHVVILMQENRAFDHYFGTAAGVRGYGDRTAVRGVNGLPVMFQPDPSRNEGWLAPFSMNAAHTNAYRQGAADFGYATSMSARNEGIADGYVTRRGSGWLGQGYYEPADMPFYAALTSVFTVCDAYHASMETSTNPNREHFMTGTSGGTVRDLPLFDNTEISGGYEWTTYAERLEAAGITWKTYQALDNFDDNALAWFSAFVKAKPGSSLYERGMRMVGDSGQQGDAFAMGAALVKQFADDVRADQLPQVSWLVAPAALSEHASYTPPNGEHLTAQLLAALADNPAVWAKTAFILNYDEHGGFFDHMLPPTPPVAAGRGKSTVSPDGEVVVRVQRSNGSAGYRVVSQSGQYRVRAADGKLTWSNTLPTGETQVGGPTALGLGTRVPMIIASPWTRGRAVDSTVYDHTSVIQFLERRFGVLEPNISPWRRAITGDLVSAFDFSGAEPQWPQLPDTSGNRKKSDDAAARPAPTVPSPQTPPRQQRGTKTLRPLPYSLTLASRVEPSRVTVDFANHGTQAAVIATYPEPGEKPRFYTVEGGKRLSDVWSYGAAGFDLRMHGPSGTLWHVRGRDGALDATVDLNDAVLLVKIVNHSRRSETFQVGDLAYGEGTRTVVVPAGASRAVPVRIASHGWYDVAITATGDAFFLRRRAGRLPSRRSGITDPALGLPDPVTVWLTLPAPATGDRSSIVPGRPTVLTANLSSADKVTGVRAVLDVPAGWTAKPVAAAPQSLAADQVTTATWEVTAPAGTTDLDLRRVRAFVYGLSGNRLAVAEAAAVPKIAAVLGASVGLGKVSTTIDEQVIVPGKQTPVTATLTAGDDLTALSAALTVPAGWTSSLVTAAPATVAASQVVTATWNVASPANLTNQDPRALQVAVQAQARGRQVTATATTTPMVGPVMTGHLLDEDFESLADQLQTSLDRPAPATLLGWTATPPAGWSVVNAPGMPQGTRELQGWTFMTKRLHSTGAQDRDKFTLGLGVLAVADPDDWDDTGNPSASGAFDSTLVSPAVQVPSGTSKLYLVFDSHYRQEAPQKVLLTATFDTGAAVDLLRYSSDASGNDNAGKDAENQEIRKEIAVPAGATTVTLRLRVYDARNNWYWAIDHIRLDSKPIG from the coding sequence ATGACCACCGTTTCCCGCCGTACGGTGCTCGGCGGTGCCGTGGGCGCCGCCGTACTGGCCGCCCTGCCGCCCAGCCTCCAGCAGGCCCTCGCCGCCCCGAGCCGCCCTGGCCGACTCGAGGACGTCGAGCACGTCGTGATCCTGATGCAGGAGAACCGCGCCTTCGACCACTACTTCGGTACCGCCGCCGGCGTCCGCGGCTACGGCGACCGTACTGCGGTCCGTGGCGTGAACGGCCTGCCCGTGATGTTCCAGCCCGACCCGTCCCGCAACGAGGGCTGGCTGGCGCCGTTCAGCATGAACGCCGCGCACACGAACGCGTACCGCCAGGGCGCCGCCGACTTCGGCTACGCGACCTCGATGAGTGCCCGCAACGAGGGCATCGCCGACGGCTACGTGACCCGCCGCGGCAGCGGCTGGCTCGGCCAGGGGTACTACGAACCCGCCGACATGCCGTTCTACGCCGCCCTGACCTCGGTCTTCACGGTCTGCGACGCCTACCACGCGTCCATGGAGACCAGCACGAACCCGAACCGCGAGCACTTCATGACCGGCACCAGCGGCGGCACCGTCCGCGACCTGCCGCTCTTCGACAACACCGAGATCTCCGGCGGCTACGAGTGGACGACGTACGCCGAGCGGCTCGAGGCGGCCGGGATCACCTGGAAGACGTACCAGGCGCTGGACAACTTCGACGACAACGCACTGGCCTGGTTCTCGGCGTTCGTGAAGGCGAAGCCCGGGTCGTCTCTGTACGAGCGCGGCATGCGGATGGTCGGTGACAGCGGCCAGCAGGGTGATGCGTTCGCGATGGGCGCCGCGCTGGTGAAGCAGTTCGCGGACGACGTACGAGCGGACCAGTTGCCGCAGGTGTCGTGGCTGGTCGCTCCTGCTGCGCTGTCCGAGCACGCGTCGTACACGCCGCCGAACGGCGAGCACCTGACCGCACAGCTGCTGGCTGCGCTGGCTGACAACCCCGCGGTGTGGGCGAAGACCGCGTTCATCCTGAACTACGACGAGCACGGCGGCTTCTTCGACCACATGCTGCCGCCGACGCCTCCCGTGGCTGCTGGTCGCGGCAAGAGCACGGTCAGCCCGGACGGTGAGGTCGTCGTACGTGTCCAGCGCTCCAACGGCAGTGCGGGGTACCGGGTTGTCAGTCAGAGCGGTCAGTACCGGGTCCGTGCCGCAGACGGGAAGCTGACGTGGTCGAACACGCTGCCGACCGGTGAGACCCAAGTAGGCGGGCCTACCGCGCTGGGGCTCGGTACGCGCGTGCCGATGATCATCGCCTCGCCCTGGACGCGCGGTAGGGCCGTCGACTCGACCGTGTACGACCACACGTCGGTGATCCAGTTCCTGGAGCGGCGCTTCGGCGTACTGGAGCCGAACATCAGCCCGTGGCGACGGGCGATCACCGGCGACCTGGTGTCGGCGTTCGACTTCTCCGGTGCGGAGCCGCAGTGGCCGCAGCTCCCGGACACCAGTGGCAACCGCAAGAAGAGCGACGACGCTGCAGCCCGCCCTGCGCCGACTGTGCCGAGCCCGCAGACCCCGCCGCGTCAGCAGCGTGGCACGAAGACCCTGCGCCCGCTGCCGTACTCGCTGACGCTGGCCAGTCGCGTCGAGCCCAGCAGGGTGACCGTGGACTTCGCCAACCACGGTACGCAGGCAGCCGTCATCGCGACGTACCCGGAGCCTGGTGAGAAGCCGCGGTTCTACACCGTCGAGGGTGGCAAGCGGCTGAGCGACGTGTGGAGCTACGGCGCCGCCGGGTTCGACCTGCGCATGCACGGCCCGAGCGGCACGCTCTGGCACGTACGGGGTCGCGACGGGGCGCTGGACGCCACCGTCGACCTGAACGACGCCGTACTGCTTGTGAAGATCGTCAACCACAGCCGCAGGTCGGAGACATTCCAGGTCGGCGATCTCGCGTACGGCGAGGGCACGCGGACGGTCGTCGTACCGGCCGGGGCCTCGCGCGCCGTGCCTGTACGGATCGCCTCCCACGGCTGGTACGACGTGGCGATCACTGCGACGGGCGACGCGTTCTTCTTGCGGCGGCGTGCTGGACGGCTCCCCAGCCGCAGGTCGGGCATCACGGACCCCGCCCTTGGGCTGCCGGACCCGGTGACCGTCTGGTTGACGCTGCCGGCTCCTGCGACAGGTGACCGCTCCAGCATCGTTCCTGGCCGTCCGACTGTGCTCACGGCCAACCTGTCGAGTGCGGACAAGGTCACCGGCGTGAGAGCAGTACTGGACGTTCCTGCGGGCTGGACTGCGAAGCCGGTGGCCGCCGCGCCGCAGAGCCTGGCTGCCGACCAGGTGACGACGGCGACGTGGGAGGTGACAGCACCGGCCGGAACAACCGACCTAGACCTGCGGCGGGTACGGGCGTTCGTCTACGGGCTGTCGGGCAACCGGCTGGCCGTCGCGGAGGCCGCGGCCGTCCCGAAGATTGCTGCGGTGCTGGGCGCGTCCGTGGGGTTGGGCAAGGTGTCGACGACGATCGACGAGCAGGTGATCGTCCCTGGCAAGCAGACGCCAGTGACCGCGACTCTCACGGCAGGCGACGACCTGACTGCGCTGTCAGCTGCTCTGACGGTGCCGGCGGGCTGGACGTCGTCCCTGGTCACTGCAGCGCCTGCCACGGTGGCCGCTAGCCAGGTGGTCACGGCTACCTGGAACGTCGCGTCGCCGGCCAACCTGACCAACCAGGACCCGCGCGCCTTGCAGGTCGCCGTACAAGCACAGGCACGCGGCAGGCAGGTCACGGCAACAGCCACGACCACACCGATGGTCGGGCCGGTGATGACCGGGCACTTGCTGGACGAGGACTTCGAGTCGCTGGCTGACCAGCTGCAGACGTCACTCGACCGCCCTGCGCCAGCCACGCTCCTGGGGTGGACAGCCACGCCTCCTGCGGGCTGGTCGGTGGTGAACGCACCAGGAATGCCGCAGGGCACGCGTGAGCTGCAGGGCTGGACGTTCATGACCAAGCGGCTGCACAGCACAGGTGCACAGGACCGTGACAAGTTCACGCTGGGCCTCGGAGTCCTGGCCGTCGCGGACCCGGATGACTGGGACGACACCGGTAACCCGTCGGCCAGTGGTGCCTTCGACTCCACGCTGGTGTCGCCGGCAGTACAGGTCCCCAGCGGTACGTCGAAGCTGTACCTGGTCTTCGACTCGCACTACCGCCAGGAGGCGCCGCAGAAGGTGTTGCTGACGGCCACGTTCGATACAGGTGCCGCCGTGGACCTGTTGCGCTACAGCAGTGACGCCTCCGGCAACGACAACGCCGGTAAGGACGCAGAGAACCAGGAGATCCGCAAGGAGATCGCCGTACCTGCTGGCGCCACGACCGTGACACTGAGGCTCCGTGTGTACGACGCCCGCAACAACTGGTATTGGGCGATCGACCACATCAGGCTGGACTCGAAACCGATCGGCTGA
- a CDS encoding PhoH family protein, with product MAIHAKASSTSSTPDQRTFVLDTSVLLSDPHAMLRFDEHEVVVPVVVVTELEAKRHHPELGYFARTALRLLDELRILHGRLDAPLPVGEEGGTLRVELNHTDPETLPAGFRLGDNDSRILAVACNFMAEGRDVTLVSKDLPMRVKASACGLQAEEYRAELTLESGWTGMAELEVGTQVVDDLYENGAVELPEAGEFPTHTGLVLLSDRGSALGRVMPDKRVRLVRGDREAFGIRGRSAEQRVALDLLLDPDVGIISLGGRAGTGKSALALCAGLESVMERRQHKKVIVFRPLFAVGGQELGYLPGSEAEKMGPWAQAVYDTLGALTSSDVIDEVIDRGMLEVLPLTHIRGRSLHDAFVIVDEAQSLERNVLLTVLSRVGANSRVVLTHDVAQRDNLRVGRHDGVVAVVEQLKGHPLFAHVTLTRSERSPIAALVTEMLDDLQL from the coding sequence ATGGCCATCCACGCCAAGGCGTCAAGTACCTCATCCACACCGGACCAGCGCACCTTCGTGCTGGACACCTCGGTGCTCCTCTCCGACCCGCACGCGATGCTGCGGTTCGACGAGCACGAGGTGGTCGTCCCGGTGGTCGTCGTCACCGAATTGGAGGCCAAACGGCATCACCCGGAACTCGGCTACTTCGCCCGTACCGCACTGCGACTACTCGACGAGCTCCGGATACTGCACGGACGACTGGACGCACCCCTGCCAGTGGGGGAGGAGGGTGGAACGCTCCGGGTCGAACTGAACCACACCGACCCGGAGACGCTGCCGGCCGGTTTCCGGCTCGGCGACAACGACAGCCGGATCCTGGCCGTGGCCTGCAACTTCATGGCCGAGGGCAGGGACGTGACGCTGGTCTCGAAGGACCTGCCGATGCGGGTCAAGGCGTCGGCGTGCGGCCTGCAGGCCGAGGAGTACCGGGCCGAGCTGACGCTGGAGTCCGGCTGGACCGGGATGGCCGAGCTCGAGGTCGGTACCCAGGTCGTCGACGACCTCTACGAGAACGGCGCCGTGGAGCTGCCGGAGGCCGGCGAGTTCCCGACCCACACCGGGCTCGTGCTGCTGTCCGACCGGGGCAGCGCGCTCGGCCGGGTGATGCCGGACAAGCGCGTCCGGCTGGTTCGCGGTGACCGCGAGGCGTTCGGGATCCGTGGCCGGTCGGCCGAGCAGCGGGTCGCGCTCGACCTGCTGCTGGACCCCGACGTCGGGATCATCTCGCTCGGCGGTCGCGCCGGTACCGGCAAGTCCGCGCTCGCGCTGTGCGCCGGCCTGGAGTCGGTGATGGAGCGCCGGCAGCACAAGAAGGTGATCGTCTTCCGGCCGCTGTTCGCGGTCGGCGGCCAGGAGCTCGGGTACCTGCCGGGCAGCGAGGCCGAGAAGATGGGGCCGTGGGCGCAGGCGGTGTACGACACGCTGGGGGCGCTCACCAGCAGCGACGTGATCGACGAGGTCATCGACCGGGGCATGCTCGAGGTGCTGCCGCTGACCCACATCCGCGGCCGGTCGCTGCACGACGCGTTCGTGATCGTCGACGAGGCACAGTCGCTGGAGCGGAACGTGCTGCTCACGGTGCTGTCCCGGGTCGGCGCGAACTCGCGGGTCGTGCTCACCCACGACGTCGCCCAGCGGGACAACCTGCGGGTCGGCAGGCACGACGGAGTGGTCGCGGTGGTCGAGCAGCTGAAGGGGCACCCGCTGTTCGCGCACGTCACGCTGACCCGCTCGGAGCGGTCGCCGATCGCCGCGCTGGTCACAGAGATGCTGGACGACCTGCAACTGTAA
- a CDS encoding class II fumarate hydratase — protein MGDDAEFRIEHDTMGEVKVPRDALWRAQTQRAVQNFPISGRPLAPELVHALAQIKASAAVVNASLGVLDADRSAAIVGAADQVAAGEFDAEFPIDVFQTGSGTSTNMNVNEVLATLATRALGADVHPNDHVNASQSSNDTFPSAIHVAATAGVVQELLPALEHLADSLARKGSEFAEVVKSGRTHLMDATPVTLGQEFNGYAQQIRRGASRVRATLPRVAELPLGGTAVGTGINTPPGFAAAVITELNRRTGLELSEAEDHFEAQGARDGLVELSGQLKTVAVSLTKICNDLRWMGSGPRAGLGEIALPDLQPGSSIMPGKVNPVICEATLMVAAQVIGNDTTITVAGAGGNFELNVMLPVIARNLLESITLLANSSRLLADRCVDGITANVDHARALAESSPSIVTPLNRYIGYENAAAVAKSALKQGKTIREVVIENGHVERGDLTEEQLDAALDVLSMTRPGS, from the coding sequence ATGGGTGATGACGCAGAGTTCAGGATCGAGCACGACACGATGGGCGAGGTCAAGGTGCCTCGGGACGCGTTGTGGCGGGCGCAGACGCAGCGCGCGGTGCAGAACTTCCCGATCTCGGGACGGCCGCTCGCGCCGGAGCTCGTGCACGCGTTGGCGCAGATCAAGGCCTCGGCCGCGGTCGTGAACGCGTCGCTCGGCGTGCTCGACGCGGACCGGTCAGCCGCGATCGTCGGCGCCGCGGACCAGGTGGCCGCGGGGGAGTTCGACGCCGAGTTCCCGATCGACGTCTTCCAGACCGGTTCCGGTACGTCGACGAACATGAACGTCAACGAGGTCCTGGCCACGCTCGCGACCCGCGCGCTCGGCGCGGACGTGCACCCGAACGATCACGTCAACGCGTCCCAGTCCAGCAACGACACGTTCCCGTCGGCGATCCACGTCGCGGCCACCGCGGGCGTCGTGCAGGAGCTGCTGCCGGCGCTCGAGCATCTCGCGGATTCCCTTGCCCGTAAGGGATCCGAGTTCGCCGAGGTGGTGAAGTCCGGGCGGACGCACCTGATGGACGCGACGCCGGTGACGCTCGGCCAGGAGTTCAACGGGTATGCCCAGCAGATCCGGCGCGGGGCGTCCCGGGTGCGGGCGACGCTGCCGCGGGTCGCCGAGCTGCCACTGGGAGGTACTGCGGTCGGCACCGGGATCAACACCCCGCCCGGGTTCGCGGCCGCGGTGATCACCGAGCTGAATCGGCGGACCGGGCTGGAGCTGTCCGAGGCCGAGGACCACTTCGAGGCGCAAGGCGCGCGTGACGGTCTGGTCGAGCTGTCGGGGCAGCTGAAGACGGTGGCGGTCAGCCTGACGAAGATCTGCAACGACCTGCGCTGGATGGGATCCGGGCCGCGCGCCGGGCTCGGCGAGATCGCACTGCCGGACCTGCAGCCCGGGTCGAGCATCATGCCCGGCAAGGTGAACCCGGTGATCTGCGAGGCCACGCTGATGGTCGCCGCGCAGGTGATCGGCAACGACACCACGATCACCGTGGCCGGTGCCGGCGGCAACTTCGAGCTGAACGTGATGCTTCCGGTGATCGCCCGCAACCTGCTCGAATCCATCACCCTGCTGGCGAACAGCTCACGGCTGCTCGCCGACCGTTGCGTCGACGGCATCACCGCGAACGTCGATCACGCCCGCGCGCTGGCCGAGTCGTCGCCGTCGATCGTCACCCCACTGAACCGCTACATCGGGTACGAGAACGCTGCCGCAGTCGCCAAGAGTGCTTTGAAACAAGGGAAAACCATCCGCGAGGTCGTGATCGAGAACGGTCACGTCGAGAGGGGAGACCTCACCGAGGAGCAGCTCGACGCGGCCCTCGACGTACTGTCGATGACCCGGCCGGGCTCGTGA
- a CDS encoding DUF402 domain-containing protein, producing MTRYWQPGTTIEWVYEGSGQHAELPNVRPMTVVRDDADGLVAWLAPGTPLLKPVLVDGRETRYAGPVRMFTEDRVLKLDVWRGTGILKASPSGKPWSVWYFWSDDGTFRGWYVNLEREHVRDLAARRTSTADHVLDLWINPDRSTEWKDEDELEGAVTAGKFTPAEAERIVADAHAAIRDVEVWVAPFCEDWQAWVPPASWRVPTAPTTHQPALIAEELHS from the coding sequence GTGACGCGGTACTGGCAGCCGGGTACGACGATCGAGTGGGTGTACGAGGGCAGCGGGCAGCATGCCGAACTGCCGAACGTGCGGCCGATGACGGTCGTGCGCGACGACGCCGACGGTCTGGTCGCCTGGCTCGCACCCGGTACGCCGTTGCTCAAACCGGTGCTGGTGGACGGGCGCGAGACGCGGTACGCCGGTCCGGTGCGGATGTTCACCGAGGACCGGGTGCTGAAGCTCGACGTCTGGCGCGGGACCGGGATCCTCAAGGCGTCGCCGTCGGGTAAGCCGTGGTCGGTCTGGTACTTCTGGAGCGACGACGGGACTTTCCGTGGGTGGTACGTGAACCTCGAGCGGGAACACGTGCGCGACCTGGCGGCCCGGCGTACCAGTACCGCCGATCACGTCCTCGACCTGTGGATCAATCCGGATCGCAGCACCGAGTGGAAGGACGAGGACGAGTTGGAGGGCGCGGTCACCGCGGGGAAGTTCACGCCTGCGGAGGCGGAGCGGATCGTTGCGGACGCCCATGCGGCGATCCGGGACGTCGAGGTGTGGGTGGCGCCGTTCTGCGAGGACTGGCAGGCGTGGGTCCCGCCGGCGAGCTGGCGAGTGCCGACCGCGCCGACGACCCACCAGCCGGCGCTGATCGCGGAGGAGCTGCACAGCTGA